The sequence CCTTCGGCAGCTCCGCGAAACCCGGGAACTTCGGATCGGCCACGGTCAGCTTCGCCGGCTGCTGGGCCCCGTGGAGGATGAACTCCGCGCCGATGAAGTGGACGTAGGGATCCGCCTTCGCGCCGTGGTTCACATAGCGCTCCGGGCCCTTCTTGCTCTCGTTGTCGGTGTGGAAGGTGTCGGTCGCCGAGTGGGTGCCGATGAAGCCGTGGCCCGCCCGCACGTAGTCGAACAGCGCCTGCTTGCCCGCCGCTGTCATCGCCGGCTGCTTGTCGGTGCCCTCGGTCAGCAGGTCGCCGGTGGTGTAGAAGAACACCGCGTCGAACTGGTTCAGGTAGTCCTTGCCGAACTTCGAGCCGTCCTTCGAGAAGGTGAACTCCCAGCCGTTCTTCTCCCCGAGCTCGAGGAGCTGCTTCTCCGCGAAGCTCGGCTGGCCTTTCTTGTAGGAGATCACGTCGTGCTCGAACCCGCTCGATTTCGAGAAGAACAGGATCTTCTTCTTGGCGGCATCGGCAGCGTGGCTGGGAGCGGCGACGAGCATGGCAAGGGACCCCAGGGTCAGGGCGATTCGTGGCGACATGGGAAAAGCCTACCACGGCTTTCGTTGTTGAAAAGCGCCGTCTGCATGCAACTTTCTGCGCGGTTCTCCCATACAGTTCCGGCGGGAAAAGAGGGGATTTTTCCGGTGGCGGGGACGCCATTCCCGCCCATCTTCCGGCCATGACCGAAAAGGAGAAGATGCTGGCCGGGGAACCCTATTTCTCCTTCGGCGAGGAGCTGGCGAACGAACGCCTCCATGCCAAGGAGGTGCTGTTCGAGTTCAACGGCATGGCCCCGTCCAAGGTGGACGAGCGCCACGCCCTGCTCCGCGGGCTCTTCGGCTCGGTCGGCAGCCGCTTCTACGTCGAGCCGCCATTCCGCTGCGACTACGGCTACAACATCCACTGGGGCGAGGGCAGCTACGCGAACTACAACCTGGTGATTCTCGATTGCAACCGCGTCACCATCGGCGACCAGGTCCTGATCGGTCCGAACGTGAGCATCTACACCGCCGGACACCCGCTCGACCCGGTGACCCGCGCGCAGGACATCGAGTTCGCGCTGCCGGTCACCATCGGCAACCGCGTCTGGATCGGCGGCGGCGCGATCCTCAATCCCGGCGTGACCATCGGCGACAACACCGTCATCGGCGCGGGCAGCGTGGTGACCAAGGACATCCCGGCGAACGTGGTGGCCGTGGGAAATCCCTGCCGCGTGCTGCGGGAGATCCGGCCGGAGGAGATCGGAAACGGGCCCCGCGGTTGACGGGTCACGCCTCCACCGTGCCAAACAGCTCGCGGCGGATGCGGTCGCGCTCGCGGTCGACCTGCTCGTCGGTCGCGCCGAAGTATTCGAGGATGTGCTCGGTCATCGACAGCGCCACCTCGCCTTCGCCGGAAAACACGCCGTCCGCGCCCTCGTTGAGCAGCTCGTCGGCCTCGCGCAGGTAGGCGGTGCGGGCCAGCACCCGGATCTTCGGGTTCTGGCTCTTCGCCTGCTGGATTGCCTCGTGGCCCATGTCCACGCTGGAGGCGCTGAGGATGAAAATGTCCGCGCGCTCGATGCCTGCCGCCTTGAGGATGTCCGGGTGGCTGGCATCGCCGTAGATCGCGGGGATGCCCTTTTCGCGCAGCTTGTGGACGGTGTCGACGTTCATTTCGATCACCGCGGGGGTGAAACCGTTGTCCCGCAGCAGCCGCGCCACCGTCTTGCCGACGGGTCCGTAGCCCACGATCACCGCGCGCCGTTCCTGGTCGTCGCCCGGCAGGTCGTGGTTGTCCGGAGCTCCCGTCGCGCGGGCCGCCAGGGCGCGCATGCCCGGCAGCCGGGACAGCCAGCGGTCGAGCGGCGTCACCGAGCGGTAGATCAGAGGGGACACCGTGATCGTGACGATCGCCGAGGCCACCAGCACGTTGAAGGCTTTCTCATCCAGCAGCCCGTATTGCCGGCCCATGGTGCCGACGATGAAGGAGAACTCGCCGATCTGGGACAGCACCGCGCCGACGCCGAGCGCGGTCTTCAGCGGGTAGCGCAGCAGCAGCGCGATCACGATCGCGGCCAGCGGCTTGCCGATCAGGATGATGCCGATGGTCGCCACCGCCAGCCACGGGGTCGCCACCAGACTGCCCCAGTTGAACAGCATCCCCACCGAGACGAAGAACAGCACGCCGAAGGCATCCTTCATCGGCAGCGCGTCGGTGGCCGCCCGGGTGCTGAAATCGGAGCGGGCCACCACCATTCCCGCGAGGAAGGCGCCCAGTTCCATCGAGACGCCGAACAACTTCGCCGCGCCCACCGCGATGCCGAGCGCGATCACCAGCACGCCCAGCGTGAACAGCTCCCGTGAGCCGGTGCGGGCGATCATTGTCAGCAGCCGTGGGATCGCCCAACCGCCGACCAGGAAGGTGAAGGCCACCAGCGCCACGATCTTGAGCGCCGTCCAGCCGATCGCCATCGCCAGCGCGCCGCCGCCGCTCACCGTGCCGCCGAACACCGCCGGGATCAGCACCAGCACGAACACCGTGAACAGATCCTCCACCACCAGCCAGCCGATCGCGATGTGCCCGATCGGCTTGTGCAGGTCGTTGTGGTCCACCAGTACCCGCGTCAGCACCACCGTGCTGGCCACCGCGATCGCCATTCCGAACACCGCTCCCTGCGTCCAGCTCCAGCCGAAGAACTGGTGCATCACCACCATGCTCAGCACCGTGGCCGCCGCGCTCTGGACCACCGCCCCGGGAATCGCGATCCGTTTCACCGCCAGCAGCTCCTTGAAGTGGAAATGCAGGCCCACCCCGAACATCAGCAGGATCACGCCGATCTCCGCCATTTCCTTCGCCAAGTCCTTGTTCGCCGCGAAGCCCGGCGTGTTCGGGCTCACCAGGATCCCGGCCAGCAGGTAGCCCACGATCGGGGACAGTCCGAGCTTCTGGGAGCCCAGGCCGAGCGCGAGCGCGGCCGCGAGGCCGCCTGTTAGGGTGAGGATCAGGTCGAGGTGGTTCATGAAAGCGCCGTTGGAGGATACGCAGGTAGCCACCCCCGTCCCGGAAAATTTGCTCGCCTGGCGGATTTTTCGCCCGATCAGTGGGCTTGTTCATGCGCACCGCCTCCATCCAGTGGGACATGCAGCGTCCCGCGTCCGCCGAAGCCTTCCACGAGCGCGCCGCGTTCTTCGTGGAAACGGCCGTCGCGGACTATGGTGCGCACCTGGTGGTGTTTCCCGAGTATTTCACGCTGCCGCTGCTCTCGCTGGGTCCCCGCCGCCGCGCCATGGACTCGATCCGGGCCCTAGCGGAAATGACGGACGGGGTGAACGTGGAAATGGCCCGCCTTGCCCGCGAGCACCGGGTCTGGATCGTCGCTGGCTCCCAGCCGGTGGTACGGAACGGGAAGCTGCTGAACATCGCCTTCATCCATGGGCCGGACGGCCAGCTCCACGAGCAGCCGAAGCTCCACATCACCCCCTGGGAACGCCATGCCTGGGATGTCAGCGGTGGGGATGAGCTCGTCACCGTCGATACCGGAGAGGTCGTTTTCGGCGTGCAGATCTGCTACGATGTCGAGTTTCCCGAGCCGACGCGTGCCCTCGCGGACCGCGGCATCGAGCTACTGGTGGTCCCGTACTGCACGGACGACCGCCGCGGCCACCTCCGCGTGACCCGCTGCGCCATGGCCCGTGCCGTGGAGAACCAGATCGGCGTGGTCACGGCCGGTTGTGTCGGCACGCTCACCCGCGTCCCGGCCGCGAACCTGCACTACGCCCGCAGCGGCGTGTTCACCCCCGTCGATCTTGGATTTCCCAACGACGGCATCGCCGCCGAGGCCGAGCCCGCGCTCGAACAGCTCCTCATCGCCGACCTCGATTTGGACGCCCTCCGCCGCTCTCGTGGCGAGGGAACCGTCACCCCGCTGAAGGACCGGCGGCGTGACCTTTTTGCATAACGCCAAAAATCAGGTCGTTTTTTGCCAATCCCGATTTGGAGTTATTTGGCATTTTTTGGACTAATTGTGTCCATATTCTTGGAATGGCGTCTGCTCTTCCAAAAGCATGCGTGCAACTACGAGTGTATCGCCTGTATTCCAAAAATAAACACAATTGGCATACGGAAGGCTTGTAGAGGGGTGTAGTTTGCGGCAGTTTATGCACGTTCCGTTTGTTGCACGTATTTAAGTAATCCGAAAATCATGAAAATGATTCTCCTCGTACCGGGGCCTCGTCGTGCCCGGACACCTGCTGGTTTCAGTCTGGTAATCACCATTCTGATGATGGTTCTTCTGAGCACTCTGGCCTTGGGGTTGCTGTCCCTCTCGTCCATCACCCTGAGATCCAGCGAGGCGGGTGCGGCCATGGCCACCGCCAAGGCGAACGCGAGATTGGCGCTCGCGATGGCGATCGGGGATCTCCAGAAGTTCACCGGCCCTGACCAGCGGATCACCGCGGATGGCAGCCGGGATTCCGACCAAACCCGGAAGCATTGGATCGGAGCTTGGAAAACCACCCGCACCCAGGGCGGGACCGAGGTTCCCGTGGTCAACTGGGATGCCGGCTCCTCGGCGATCCTGGATGCGAGGTCCACATCTGGAGTCGCGGCCAAGGACCTCTTCCAAGGCTGGCTGGTTTCCGGATGGCCGAATATCGGCAATGAAAAGGTGGCGCTGGTGAGTACCGGCTCGGTGGCGAATGCGACCGATTCCGTGAACGTGCCGCTGGTGGCCATTTCCGACGGCAACCGCCGTCTGGGGAGCATGGCCTACTGGGTGAGCGACGAGGCGGAGAAAGCGGCTTTCGGCGTGCCGGATTATTTGGTCGGCAAGCAGCCCGCCACTCCGGGAGACGATGGTTACAAACGCATGTTGATGCCGCAGAACGCCGGTATCGAGGTGCTGGCGGGGTTGGAAGCCTACGACAAGGCCACGGCGGCGAATTTGGAGAAGGCCTTCAACCCGAACCAAGCGGCGCTCGCAGGTGCCTGGGGCACCACTCCCCTCAAGAATTACTTCCATGCGGTTTCGGCCACTTCCCACACCCTGTTGGCGGA comes from Luteolibacter sp. LG18 and encodes:
- a CDS encoding sugar O-acetyltransferase, whose protein sequence is MTEKEKMLAGEPYFSFGEELANERLHAKEVLFEFNGMAPSKVDERHALLRGLFGSVGSRFYVEPPFRCDYGYNIHWGEGSYANYNLVILDCNRVTIGDQVLIGPNVSIYTAGHPLDPVTRAQDIEFALPVTIGNRVWIGGGAILNPGVTIGDNTVIGAGSVVTKDIPANVVAVGNPCRVLREIRPEEIGNGPRG
- a CDS encoding ThuA domain-containing protein; this encodes MSPRIALTLGSLAMLVAAPSHAADAAKKKILFFSKSSGFEHDVISYKKGQPSFAEKQLLELGEKNGWEFTFSKDGSKFGKDYLNQFDAVFFYTTGDLLTEGTDKQPAMTAAGKQALFDYVRAGHGFIGTHSATDTFHTDNESKKGPERYVNHGAKADPYVHFIGAEFILHGAQQPAKLTVADPKFPGFAELPKDFSFPEEWYSLKDFNSDIHVLTVIDSPAMKGDPYKRPAFPNTWARQEGKGRVWYTAMGHREDVWTNPIFQSILTGGVKWALGEVKADVTPNLKATAPGAMTNPPYVEPKPAAAAKPAAAGAPAPAAVH
- a CDS encoding cation:proton antiporter, with the translated sequence MNHLDLILTLTGGLAAALALGLGSQKLGLSPIVGYLLAGILVSPNTPGFAANKDLAKEMAEIGVILLMFGVGLHFHFKELLAVKRIAIPGAVVQSAAATVLSMVVMHQFFGWSWTQGAVFGMAIAVASTVVLTRVLVDHNDLHKPIGHIAIGWLVVEDLFTVFVLVLIPAVFGGTVSGGGALAMAIGWTALKIVALVAFTFLVGGWAIPRLLTMIARTGSRELFTLGVLVIALGIAVGAAKLFGVSMELGAFLAGMVVARSDFSTRAATDALPMKDAFGVLFFVSVGMLFNWGSLVATPWLAVATIGIILIGKPLAAIVIALLLRYPLKTALGVGAVLSQIGEFSFIVGTMGRQYGLLDEKAFNVLVASAIVTITVSPLIYRSVTPLDRWLSRLPGMRALAARATGAPDNHDLPGDDQERRAVIVGYGPVGKTVARLLRDNGFTPAVIEMNVDTVHKLREKGIPAIYGDASHPDILKAAGIERADIFILSASSVDMGHEAIQQAKSQNPKIRVLARTAYLREADELLNEGADGVFSGEGEVALSMTEHILEYFGATDEQVDRERDRIRRELFGTVEA
- a CDS encoding carbon-nitrogen hydrolase family protein; protein product: MRTASIQWDMQRPASAEAFHERAAFFVETAVADYGAHLVVFPEYFTLPLLSLGPRRRAMDSIRALAEMTDGVNVEMARLAREHRVWIVAGSQPVVRNGKLLNIAFIHGPDGQLHEQPKLHITPWERHAWDVSGGDELVTVDTGEVVFGVQICYDVEFPEPTRALADRGIELLVVPYCTDDRRGHLRVTRCAMARAVENQIGVVTAGCVGTLTRVPAANLHYARSGVFTPVDLGFPNDGIAAEAEPALEQLLIADLDLDALRRSRGEGTVTPLKDRRRDLFA